A window from Malassezia japonica chromosome 1, complete sequence encodes these proteins:
- a CDS encoding uncharacterized protein (EggNog:ENOG503PJTR): MASHASTAEHRRSVMIPQIETDDGVPADIDDAPHRAILDEDGDQPVRHLYIDWPGASIKGTYTIGASVPDVSPPLYDMPLREVVQDNAASAVFHSRTSPIQVTVNVVHGHGGHSPYTPQTPHMRETPQVSPALLSDSMRKNTVFVSAKSVRNSVTVHVPQYVGRRPLHIRCQSTTGNVTVVLPHSFNGMLSWRVETGTFQMSPGVTSHAKRVDAGTNKRQGTAKMVVDPDLPA, encoded by the exons ATGGCGAGTCATGCTagcaccgccgagcaccggcgctCGGTGATGATACCACAGATCGAGACGGACGATGGCGTTCCTGCTGATAttgacgatgcgccgcaccgcgcgaTCCTCGATGAGGACGGCGACCAGCCCGTGCGCCATCTGTACATCGATTGGCCCGGCGCCTCAATCAAAGGCACGTATACGATCggggcgagcgtgccggacGTCTCCCCACCCCTGTACGACATGCCTCTGCGCGAGGTGGTGCAGGACAAtgcggcctcggccgtTTTCcactcgcgcacgagcccGATCCAGGTCACGGTGAACGTGGTGCACGGCCACGGCGGCCACTCGCCGTACACGCCGCAGACGCCGCACATGCGCGAAACGCCGCAAGTGTCGCCCGCGCTGCTCTCGGATAGCATGCGCAAAAACACCGTGTTTGTGAGTGCGAAGAGCGTGCGCAACTCGGTCACGGTGCATGTGCCGCAGTacgtcggccggcggccgctgcaTATCCGGTGCCAGTCCACCACAGGGAACGTGACGGTGGTGCTGCCCCACTCGTTCAACGGCATGCTCTCGTGGCGCGTCGAAACTGGCACGTTTCAAATGTCGCCCGGCGTCACGTCGCACGCCAAGCGCGTGGATGCGGGCACGAACAAGCGCCAAGGCACCGCCAAGATGGTCGTCGACCCCGACCTGCCTGC CTGA
- a CDS encoding carboxy-cis,cis-muconate cyclase (EggNog:ENOG503P3Y6; TransMembrane:1 (i363-385o); COG:S): protein MAAPPLAASVWGTPGVLPSLDPASLYAEALLQLAYGSTHAVYALEPRTWPHSDTVPSLYAAEGDQHRVLVGDPLATTPDAIRAYLREHSPLDAPLRQAPLAAARAQAAQAVLDDALADLVLHALFSLPANFQKVTAPGLAEPRRHVLPSSLPRRLRAAVRARLESPSIGLWGLGGSWEREERLEARRWNATAGLAEARDPASQLPKTGMAQHPGLASDVKEQWERSRIAARARELFATLRTMLGEGEFLVGCAQPTSVDARMYSLLAPLVLSVPRLPIDVLPALLDAEFPELVRHTKRMHTHLWGVAPKEMWAWQRPKAEYSQPALTLAPLWDALSPKKWMAEWRAEKKSEERLPPTLRYGRLAFGLWAVFGSLAYIALTGLITIEYDEEGEEDEVDPDEVDPEIHPEEVDPDEVEPATYPPPEEGPPDMGTIDPSEFLEDGMEDDE from the coding sequence AtggccgcaccgccgctggccgcgagcgtttggggcacgccgggcgtgcTGCCCTCGCTGGATCCTGCCTCGCTgtacgccgaggcgctgctgcagctcgcgtACGGGTCGACGCATGCCGTCTATGCGCTCGAACCGCGCACATGGCCCCACTCGGACACGGTGCCGAGTCTGTACGCCGCCGAAGGCGACCAGCACCgggtgctcgtcggcgacccGCTCGCCACGACGCCAGACGCAATCCGCGCATACCTGCGTGAACACTCGCCACTtgatgcgccgctgcgtcaggcgccgctcgccgcggcgcgtgcgcaggcggcgcaggcggtgctcgacgacgcccTCGCGGACCTCGTCCTGCACGCCCTCTTTTCGCTCCCGGCCAACTTTCAAAAGGTGACTGCGCCGGGCCTCGCGGAGCCGCGCCGACATGTGCtgccctcgtcgctgccgcgccgcctgcgtgcggcggtgcgcgcacgcctcgaGAGCCCGTCGATCGGTCTGTGGGGCCTCGGCGGGAGCtgggagcgcgaggagcgcctcgaggcgcgccgctggaaCGCGACCGCAGGCCTCGCAGAGGCGCGTGATCCCGCGTCGCAGCTGCCCAAGACGGGTATGGCGCAGCACCCCGGCCTTGCGAGCGACGTCAAGGAGCAGTGGGAGCGTTCGCGCAttgctgcgcgcgcgcgcgagctgttTGCGACGCTGCGTACGATGCTCGGTGAGGGCGAATTCCTCGTGGGGTGCGCGCAGCCGACGTCTGTCGACGCGCGGATGTACtcgctcctcgcgccgctcgtgctgtCTGTGCCGCGGCTGCCGATCGATGTGCTGCCTGCactcctcgacgccgagtttcccgagctcgtgcggcACACCAAGCGCATGCACACGCACCTGtggggcgtcgcgccgaaAGAGATGTGGGCGTGGCAGCGGCCCAAGGCCGAGTACAGCCAGCCCGCGCtgacgctcgcgccgctctggGACGCGCTCTCGCCGAAGAAGTGGATGGCCGAGTGGCGTGCGGAGAAGAAgagcgaggagcgcctgccgccgacgctgcggTACGGCCGCCTGGCGTTTGGGCTGTGGGCGGTCTTTGGCTCGCTCGCGTACATTGCGCTGACTGGCCTCATTACGATTGAGTacgacgaggagggcgaggaagacgaggtcgaccccgacgaggtcgaccCCGAGATCCACCCCGAAGAGGTCGACCCCGACGAGGTGGAGCCGGCGACCTATCCTCCCCCCGAAGAAGGGCCGCCGGACATGGGCACGATCGACCCGTCCGAGTTCCTCGAGGACGGAATGGAAGACGACGAGTAA
- a CDS encoding uncharacterized protein (EggNog:ENOG503Q53K; COG:Q; SECRETED:SignalP(1-27)): protein MGRVEVGSALLGLVVLHLVLRALRTSSKRNKKIAPKHERVVILGASTDDGLGAAFLQQYLERGTRQVVIVGRRLGALEEVRAKVLERTAGKRAESAEVHVFAADCTKSSDVIALRDFVQTTLHGFDTLQVVFGVTSIMPVLGLANVDPKGVNANGEASTRVDPTVDGLDAIANTVQHSCDGNVKGTAIVLGALIPVLQTTSIDPVVVGTGSVAGLIPAPTRAVYCATKAAQHFLLESVALECDSQAGTPVPGTDKRRALVRFLLIAPGPIKNSFVKTYSVDSTTGPRDNRDKALDVNDVVRATLQRVDANGTGIMVLPPAAFVAAMLSKFNLTRGVIAKEAHKLYHY from the exons ATGGGCCGTGTCGAAGTGGGGAGTGCATTGTTGGGCCTGGTGGTGCTGCACCtggtgctgcgtgcgctgcgtacgTCGTCAAAGCGCAACAAGAAGATTGCTCCGAAGCATGAGCGTGTCGTgatcctcggcgcgtcgaccgacgacggcctcggcgccgcgttcCTGCAGCAGTACCTCGAGCGGGGTACGCGCCAAGTCGTGAttgtcggccgccgcctaGGCGCGCTCGAAGAGGTGCGTGCCaaggtcctcgagcgcaccgccggAAAGCGCGCCGAGTCTGCCGAGGTGCATGTGTTTGCCGCCGACTGTACCAAGTCCAGCGACGTGATTGCCCTGCGCGACTTTGTCCAGACGACGCTCCACGGCTTCGACACGCTCCAGGTGGTGTTTGGCGTGACGTCGATCATGCCGGTGCTTGGCCTGGCGAACGTCGACCCGAAGGGCGTCAATGCGAACGGCGAGGCGTCGACCCGCGTCGACCCGAccgtcgacggcctcgATGCGATCGCCAACACGGTGCAGCACTCGTGCGACGGCAATGTCAAGGGCACGGCGATCGTCCTGGGCGCGCTGATCCCGGTCCTGCAGACGACGTCGATCGACCCGGTGGTCGTCGGCACCGGCTCCGTCGCCGGCCTCAttccggcgccgacgcgcgccgtgtACTGTGCGACcaaggccgcgcagcactTTTTGCtcgagagcgtcgcgctggaATGCGATTCGCAGGCAGGCACGCCGGTTCCGGGCACcgacaagcgccgcgccctcgTGCGCTTCCTGCTTATCGCCCCGGGTCCGATCAAGAACTCGTTCGTGAAGACGTACTCGGTCGACTCGACGACGGGGCCGCGCGACAACCGCGACAAGGCGCTGGACGTGAACGACGttgtgcgcgcgacgctccagcgcgtcgatgcgAATGGCACCGGGATCATGGTCctgccgccggccgccttTGTGGCCGCGATGCTCTCCAAGTTTAATCTGAC CCGCGGCGTGATTGCGAAGGAGGCACACAAGCTGTATCACTATTAG
- a CDS encoding uncharacterized protein (EggNog:ENOG503NV79; COG:C) gives MAASALRQTAQTVASRGLIAAQRTAVPRTAVPMARSAVRSMSSSAPVRSDALFVHRDTSYNNPSIPFSFNAESQKVAEEIVSRYPDHYKKAAVIPLLHLAQKQNDNWVSLSAMNYVADYLEMPAMRVYEVATFYTMFNRTPVGKHFIQVCTTTPCKLGGCGSDSVLGAIEERLGVHAGETDASEKFTVVEVECLGACANAPMVQINDDYYEDLSPESIVKIIDALERGEQPKTGPQTDRLNSAPEGGERTLTTKPYGPGEYCVPEFA, from the exons ATGGCGGCTTCGGCACTGCGTCAAACGGCCCAGACGGTGGCTTCGCGCGGACTCATTGCGGCTCAGCGCACGGCTGTGCCGCGCACTGCTGTGCCTATGGCACGTTCTGCAGTGCGTAgcatgtcgagcagcgcgccggtgcgctcggATGCGCTGTTTGTGCACCGCGATACCTCGTACAACAACCCCTCCATTCCTTTCTCCTTCAACGCGGAGAGCCAGAAGGTGGCTGAAGAGATTGTCAGCCGCTACCCTGACCACTACAAGAAGGCGGCCGTGATTCCCCTGCTGCACCTTGCGCAGAAGCAGAACGACAACTGGGTCAGCCTGTCGGCGATGAACTACGTCGCGGACTACCTCGAGATGCCCGCGATGCGCGTGTACGAGGTCGCTACCTTCTACACGATGTTCAACCG TACGCCGGTCGGCAAGCACTTTATCCAGGTCTGCACCACCACGCCGTGCAAGCTCGGTGGCTGCGGCTCCGActcggtgctcggcgcgatcgaggagcgcctcggtgtgCACGCAGGCGAGACGGACGCGAGCGAGAAGTTCACCgtggtcgaggtcgagtgcctcggcgcctgcgcgaaCGCGCCCATGGTCCAGATCAACGACGACTACTAC GAGGACCTCTCGCCCGAATCGATTGTCAAGATCATCGACGCCCTGGAGCGTGGCGAGCAGCCCAAGACGGGTCCCCAGACCGACCGCCTGAACTCGGCGCCGGagggcggcgagcgcacgctcaccACGAAGCCGTACGGCCCGGGCGAATACTGCGTCCCTGAGTTTGCCTAG
- a CDS encoding uncharacterized protein (EggNog:ENOG503NUKA; COG:S), whose amino-acid sequence MPWVRIGARAALDGAARHHITLRNSVAQTYHSVLLFSFADDGQARYYCMEAACPHLGAPLESAPLESRGDDEIEDLVVVCPYVLALTQVQYDFQLSSGESSTGLSSCIYPVDVQGDDVLIGPPTDDVRDGESVWELVEIRPVSEAFAQPPRDAPHEAKPEGDAHNPPSFDWAAVPRPEPAPRTLCAWAALILATPEPLAKVAYTQYATEAFRSGQCRTVGGGRWDANGQWAVPDQETPPEWPPRLPSEHRVDPGHEGRRGKAGTERSRIALLHALANIEQWAIDLAWDIIARAPRLSAAAMRTDDNPRPPASLPTQFYSDFLKVAQDEAKHFTLLQKRLMEMGSYFGALPVHHGLWESAVETSESLYARLSIIHLVHEARGLDVNPQTIRKFGVAGDTRSVAALEVIHLDEITHVSAGHRWLTYLCATSPTPLSPVDVFREEVRKNFTGKLKGPFNESDRSKAGLSRDWYGDLAGEKSKDRPRGVHREEVPGG is encoded by the exons ATGCCCTGGGTGCGTATcggagcgcgtgcggcgctcgacggcgccgcacgccatCATATTACGCTGCGCAACAGCGTGGCACAGACGTACCACTCTGTCT TGCTCTTTTCGTTCGCGGACGATGGCCAAGCGAGATATTACTGCATGGAGGCGGCGTGCCCTcatctcggcgcgccgctcgagagcgcgccgctcgagtcgcgcggcgacgacgaaaTAGAGGACTTGGTCGTGGTTTG cccgtacgtgctcgcgctcacgcaggTG CAATATGATTTTCAGCTGAGCTCAGGCGAGTCGTCGACGGGCCTGTCGTCGTGTATATACCCGGTGGACGTGCAAGGGGACGATGTGCTGATTGGACCGCCGACCGACGACGTCCGCGACGGAGAATCGGTGTGGGAGCTCGTGGAAATTCGCCCTGTCTCGGAAG CCTTTGCGCAGCCCCCCCgtgacgcgccgcacgaggCGAAGCCAGAGGGCGATGCGCACAACCCGCCGTCGTTCGACTgggccgccgtgccgcgcccggagcctgcgccgcgcacgctctgTGCCTGGGCCGCGCTGAtcctcgcgacgcccgagccgctggCCAAGGTCGCCTACACACAGTACGCGACCGAGGCCTTTCGCAGCGGGCAGTGCCGcacggtcggcggcgggcgctgGGACGCCAACGGCCAGTGGGCCGTGCCGGACCAAGAAACACCGCCGGAATGGCCGCCGCGTCTCCCGtccgagcaccgcgtcgatcCCGGCCACGAAGGGCGGCGCGGTAAGGCCGGCACGGAGCGCAGCCGCATTGCGCTCctccatgcgctcgcgAATATCGAGCAGTGGGCGATCGATTTGGCTTGGGA CATTAtcgcccgcgcgccgcgcctgaGCGCTGCTGCGATGCGCACGGACGACAATCCACGCCCTCCTGCGTCGCTCCCTACGCAGTTCTACTCCGACTTTCTCAAGGTCGCACAAGACGAGGCCAAGCACTTTACGCTCCTGCAAAAGCGCCTCATGGAGATGGGCAGCTACTTTGGCGCACTGCCGGTGCACCACGGCCTGTGGGAGTCGGCCGTCGAGACGTCCGAGAGTTTGTATGCGCGCCTGT CCATCATCCACCTCGTCCACGAAGCGCGGGGCCTCGATGTGAATCCACAGACGATCCGCAAGTTtggcgtcgccggcgacACGCGCTCGGTCGCGGCACTCGAGGTGATCCACCTCGACGAGATCACTCACGTCTCCGCGGGCCACCGCTGGCTGACGTACCTGTGTGCCACGAGCCCTACGCCGCTGAGCCCCGTCGACGTGTTTCGCGAAGAGGTCCGCAAAAACTTTACCGGCAAGCTCAAAGGGCCGTTTAACGAGTCGGACCGCTCCAAGGCGGGTCTCTCGCGCGACTGGTACGGCGACCTGGCCGGCGAGAAAAGCAAGGACCGCCCGCGGGGTGTGCACCGTGAAGAAGTGCCGGGTGGATAG
- a CDS encoding uncharacterized protein (EggNog:ENOG503P8TS; COG:S): MIGRLARYATDAMMVSTVLAGIKHATGLSPDLERISEPSIRSGVQQYLNAGDYVFGAAVSFAQNSNYFRAYASSGHVSLFGEDGNHLRQFPSPPKSGNW, encoded by the coding sequence ATGATCGGTCGTTTGGCGCGCTATGCGACGGATGCGATGATGGTCTCGACCGTCCTTGCTGGCATCAAGCATGCTACCGGTCTGTCTCCCGATCTTGAGCGCATTTCCGAGCCAAGCATTCGGAGCGGTGTGCAGCAGTACCTGAACGCGGGCGACTACGTGTTTGGCGCCGCCGTGTCGTTCGCCCAGAACAGCAACTACTTCCGCGCATACGCGTCGTCGGGACATGTgtcgctctttggcgaggACGGAAACCATTTGCGCCAGTTCCCCTCGCCGCCCAAGTCGGGCAACTGGTAA
- a CDS encoding uncharacterized protein (EggNog:ENOG503P76X; COG:S), which yields MLPGGSIALAHPAVDAETRLLVLPHPSSGAPTYFSTPAEGEHEMYELLVVRAEKPSARSWMVAARDAHAGGSVLADGALRVLSPIDPVFVLLGLLAESDAERRFCPADDLAEAAAERHAQRRATEGSVRPWPDIAPFLLHPRMAAHLQRICDTQDEPSASDGLVYRLSYDKIGALLSDKCARLAQSAVHDAAPETLGRQVRKELADAQHASDAEIRAAQESVARRLVQSYLPPAVAGRWVS from the coding sequence ATGTTGCCAGGAGGGTCGatcgcgctggcgcaccccgcggtcgacgccgagacgcgcctgctggTGCTCCCGCACcccagcagcggcgcgccgacgtactTTAGCACGCCTGCAGAAGGCGAACACGAGATgtacgagctgctcgtcgtgcgcgccgaaaagccgagcgcacggagcTGGATGGTGGCCGcccgcgatgcgcacgcgggcggcagcgtgctcgcagacggcgcgctgcgtgtccTCTCGCCCATCGACCCCGTATttgtgctgctcggcctcctcgccgagagcgacgcggagcgccgtTTCTGCCCCGCCGACGACCTGGCCGAggctgcggccgagcggcacgcccagcggcgcgcgaccgaAGGCAGCGTGCGCCCCTGGCCGGACATTGCGCCGTTTCTACTACATCCCCGCATGGCAGCGCACCTCCAGCGCATCTGCGATACCCAAGACgagccgtcggcgagcgacggaCTCGTGTACCGGCTGAGCTATGACAAGAtcggtgcgctgctctCGGACAAgtgcgcgcgcctcgcgcagtcggccgtgcacgacgctgcgcccgagacgctcgggcgccaggtgcgcaaagagctcgccgatgcgcagcatgcgagcgacgccgaaatccgcgccgcgcaagaatccgtcgcgcggcgtctgGTGCAGAGCTACCTTCCGCCGGCGGTCGCAGGGCGATGGGTGTCGTAG
- a CDS encoding uncharacterized protein (EggNog:ENOG503NVE7; COG:C): MASLFVRRVAARSMVPVAPVRAFSMTSGAWAKPMPGPAGTTGPTQISPVHDALNTSKDHTIPHSHYARPSAHGPDYSNGPSALEKAGQLFLFTELARGLWITLENFFRPPYTILYPFEKGPMSPRFRGEHALRRYPTGEERCIACKLCEAICPALAITIESEPRADGARRTTRYDIDMTKCIYCGMCQEACPVDAIVETQTLEFATETREELFYNKEKLLANGDRAEAEIASNIYADHLQR; this comes from the coding sequence ATGGCCTCGCTGTTTgttcgccgcgtcgcggcacgctctATGGTGCCTGTGGCGCCTGTGCGTGCCTTTTCGATGACGTCGGGTGCGTGGGCTAAGCCGATGCCCGGCCCCGCCGGCACCACTGGCCCCACCCAGATTTCGCCGGTGCACGATGCGCTCAACACGAGCAAGGACCACACGATCCCTCACTCGCACTACGCCCGCCcgtcggcgcacggcccggACTACTCCAACGGCCCGAGTGCGTTGGAGAAGGCCGGCCAGCTCTTCCTCTTCaccgagcttgcgcgcggTCTGTGGATCACGCTGGAAAACTTTTTCCGCCCGCCGTACACGATCCTATACCCTTTTGAAAAGGGACCGATGAGCCCCCGGTTCCGTGgcgagcatgcgctgcgtcgctACCCGACCGGTGAGGAGCGCTGCATTGCGTGCAAGCTGTGCGAGGCGATCTGCCCTGCGCTCGCCATTACCATTGAGAGCGAGCCCCGCGCGgacggcgcccgccgcacgacgcgctaCGATATTGATATGACCAAGTGCATTTACTGTGGCATGTGCCAGGAGGCGTGCCCGGTTGATGCCATTGTCGAGACGCAGACGCTAGAGTTTGCAaccgagacgcgcgaggagctcttCTACAACAAGGAAAAGCTCCTGGCCAacggcgaccgcgccgaggccgagattGCGTCGAATATCTACGCGGACCACCTGCAGCGCTAA
- the CDC27 gene encoding anaphase-promoting complex subunit cdc27 (COG:D; EggNog:ENOG503NW4C): MAGASAAAPRSAAHLPPGTRARHAQHLAGLAESYLQIADAPGAAASPDVASATFYASHALALEPDSVQGRRVLATCYMMGGAELVFPFAPSSLGHASPPAPNIASRAGALAAVHLLQRGASATFADVQSARVYATACTALGRFREAQDALEWTMHHATQPPETAPERDRDGAYASQVNTQLGRIAMKQARYSDAAAYFAEARQHDLYNWGAYTGLCDIGMAPSGPEAYAEASTSTSTSMRKTDRPEPQPMKRARPDDRRDDAPSGPSTRPTRPVRRVTPRAAALRSGMARTNAVPPPPKDTMVPPVPSVPRRQASEMARGTLGMSRNTNQATERPAPQPPKPERRPPVRPAPKKPEAKPRMRPASAASRTDSGLRRSTDAPPRPEARPAVRAESESERYTLQLLRDVGEAYRLVRLYRGREALPLLDANAVPPGSLRACHRRIASMQCLLARALHDCSEYALAETHFAQARSQEPFLLMHMDIYSLVLFQLHREVALSALAQDLLEIDPRATVAHIAAGNTWSLQHQHDAAYQCFVQATLVSPECAYAYTLAGYEALELDQPVRAVRLFRCARRCDKRHWNALAGLGQVYLREGNAALASEAYAEAFLINSSNPVLLDLLGYALEQAGNLDGALSVYQRAIRMNPKAAMTRLKKAQLLLKTVHEAQHEVRRGEVAALTGREIAQRRAAAHAELLKVCALAPMEPQVHLLLARSYMRLGGGRFTTSDATSDATPPSSPGGGVREARLPRQYASEIAHHLATAVDLDPRCVREVSAMGEGAKLALHAGGNASIAEDDHEESQYDGAFLDDGHSVLTDGESIDGDALMLDPAHPVLYDSSGSAEMQASHSFVYEQIES; this comes from the coding sequence ATGGCAGGGGCGagtgccgctgcgccgcggagcgcagcgcatctGCCGCCCgggacgcgcgcgcgccatgCGCAGCATCTTGCGGGGCTCGCGGAGAGCTACCTGCAGATagccgatgcgccgggcgccgccgcgagtcCCGAcgtggcctcggcgacgttttatgcgtcgcacgcgctcgcgctcgagccggaTTCCGTCCAggggcgccgcgtgctggCGACGTGCTACATGATGGGCGGTGCAGAGCTCGTCTTTCCTTTTGCACCCTCCTCGCTGGGacacgcgtcgccgccggcgccaaacatcgcgtcgcgcgccggcgccctcgccgccgtgcacctcttgcagcgcggcgcgagcgcgacgttTGCCGACGTGCAGAGCGCGCGGGTCTATGCGACGGCCTGCACTGCGCTCGGGCGCTTCCGCGAGGCAcaggacgcgctcgagtggACGATGCACCACGCGACACAACCACCCGAAACGGCCCCGGAGCGCGACCGAGacggcgcgtacgcctcgcAGGTCAAcacgcagctcgggcgCATTGCGATGAAGCAGGCGCGGtacagcgacgcggcggcctaCTTTGCAGAGGCGCGCCAGCACGATCTGTACAACTGGGGGGCCTACACCGGCCTGTGCGATATCGGCatggcgccgagcggccccGAAGCGTATGCCGAggcgagcacgagcacgagcacgagcaTGCGCAAGACGGACAGGCCTGAGCCGCAGCCGAtgaagcgcgcgcggccggaCGACCGCCgagacgacgcgccgagcggcccaAGCACCCGCCCGACACgcccggtgcgccgcgtgacgccgcgcgccgctgcgttGCGCTCGGGCATGGCACGCACGAATGCGGTCCCCCCTCCCCCAAAAGATACCATGGTGCcgcccgtgccgagcgtgccgaggcgccagGCTTCGGAGATGGcacgcggcacgctcggcatgtCGCGCAATACCAACCAGGCGACcgagcgcccggcgccgcagccgcccaagccggagcggcggccgccggtgcgcccCGCGCCCAAAAAGCCCGAGGCCAAGCCGCGGATGCGCcctgcgagcgccgcgtcgcgcaccgacagcggcctgcggcgcagtactgacgcgccgccccgccccgaggcgcgtcCGGCCGTGCGTGCAGAGAGCGAATCCGAGCGGTacacgctgcagctgctgcgcgacgtcggcgaggcgtacCGCCTGGTGCGGCTGtaccgcggccgcgaggcgctgccgctgctggacgccaacgccgtgccgccgggctcgctgcgtgcgtgtCACCGGCGCATCGCAAGCATGCAGTgcctgctcgcgcgtgcgctgcacgactGCAGCGAGTACGCCCTGGCCGAGACGCACTTTGCCCAGGCGCGGAGCCAAGAGCCTTTCTTGCTGATGCACATGGACATTTACTCGCTGGTGCTCTTTCAGCTGCACCGCGAGGTCGCGCTCtccgcgcttgcgcaggaccTGCTCGAGATTGACCCCCGCGCGACGGTCGCGCACATTGCTGCCGGCAACACCTGGTCGCTGCAGCACcagcacgacgcggcgtaCCAGTGCTTTGTccaggcgacgctcgtgtCGCCCGAGTGTGCGTACGCCTACACGCTCGCCGGctacgaggcgctggagctcgaccagcccgtgcgtgcggtgcgcctctttcggtgtgcgcgccgctgcgacAAGCGGCACTGGAACGCGCTCGCGGGCCTCGGCCAAGTATACCTGCGCGAAGGcaacgcggcgctggcgagcgaggcgtacgCCGAGGCGTTCCTGATCAACAGCAGCAACcccgtgctgctcgacctgctcggctacgccctcgagcaggccggcAACCTCGACGGGGCCTTGTCAGTGTACCAGCGCGCGATCCGCATGAACCCCAAGGCGGCCATGACGCGCCTCAAAaaggcgcagctcctcctAAAGACTgtgcacgaggcgcagcacgaggtgcgccgtggcgaggtcgccgcgctgacCGGCCGCGAgattgcgcagcgccgggcggcggcgcacgccgagctgctcaaggtgtgtgcgctcgcgccgatGGAGCCGCAGGTGCACCTGCTCCTGGCGCGCTCCTACATGCGCCTCGGTGGCGGCCGCTTTAcgacgagcgacgcgacgagcgacgcgacgccaccgtcgtcgcccggtggcggcgtgcgcgaggcgcgccttcCCCGGCAGTACGCCTCCGAGATTGCGCACCACCTCGCGACAGCCGTCGACCTCGATCCCCGCTGCGTACGCGAAGTGAGTGCGATGGGCGAGGGCGCaaagctcgcgctgcacgccggTGGCAACGCGTCGATTGCCGAGGACGACCACGAAGAGAGCCAGTACGACGGCGCGTTCCTCGACGATGGGCACTCCGTGCTGACCGACGGCGAGAGCATcgacggcgatgcgctcatGCTCGACCCGGCGCACCCCGTGCTCTACGACTCGTCGGGGAGCGCCGAGATGCAAGCCTCGCACTCGTTCGTCTACGAGCAGATTGAATCGTAG
- the CFD1 gene encoding cytosolic Fe-S cluster assembly factor cfd1 (EggNog:ENOG503NVQZ; COG:D), with translation MDPKITRRLGRVKHIVLVLSGKGGVGKSSVAAQLALSLSYQTEGSDRLKVGILDIDLTGPSIPRMLGLDGAPVHQSTDGWVPVYTDASQCLAVMSVGFLLRSKDDSVIWRGPKKQGMIRQFLGDVRWGDLDYLIIDTPPGTSDEHISLMEAIHDFAPVAVMVTTPQAVALNDNLRSLDFTRKVGLPVVGMIENMSGYVCPHCDECTNVWGKGGGESLAEREHIPFLGRVPIDPALVRLLDDAKERLRNHWALQK, from the exons ATGGATCCGAAAATTACGCGTCGCCTGGGGCGTGTGAAGCACATTGTGCTGGTGCTCTCTGGCAaaggcggcgtcggcaagTCGTCTGTCGCCGCACAGCTTGCCCTCTCCCTCTCCTACCAGACCGAAGGGAGCGACCGCCTCAAGGTCGGCATCCTCGACATTGACCTGACCGGCCCATCGATCCCCCGCATGCTCGGcctggacggcgcgccggtgcacCAGAGCACGGACGGGTGGGTGCCGGTGTATACCGATGCATCGCAGTGCCTTGCCGTGATGAGCGTCGGCTTCCTCCTGCGCTCAAAAGACGACAGCGTGATCTGGCGGGGGCCCAAGAAGCAGGGCATGATCCGCCAGTttctcggcgacgtgcgctgGGGCGATCTCGACTACCTGATTAtcgacacgccgcccgGGACCTCGGACGAGCACATCTCGCTTATGGAGGCGATCCACGACTttgcgccggtcgccgtGATGGTCACGACGCCACAGGCAGTGGCACTCAACGACAAtctgcgctcgctcgactTTACACGCAAGGTGGGCCTGCCGGTCGTCGGCATGATTGAGAACATGAGCGGGTACGTGTGTCCCCACTGCGACGAGTGCACCAACGTCTGGGGCaagggcggcggcgagtcgctcgccgagcgcgagcacatCCCCTTCCtcgggcgcgtgccgatcgaccctgcgctggtgcgcctgctcgacgacgcgaaAGAACGC CTACGCAACCATTGGGCGCTACAAAAATAG